The Candidatus Binatia bacterium genomic sequence GAGGTCGAGCACGAAGTCCGCGACCGCGTACATGCCGCCGATCGCCCAGCCGCTGTCGCCGTGGCCGCGCAGGTCCGGCGCCACCACGTGCCAGTCGCGGCGCAGCTCGCGCGCCACCCAGTCCCAGTTGCGGGCGTGGTCGCGCCCGCCGTGCACCAGCACGAGCGGCGGGGCGCCCTCGTTGCCCCAGTCCACGTAGTGGAGCCGCAGGCGTTGCGAGACGAAGAAGTGGGAGGTAGGACCGACGATCTCCGACATGCGCCGATGTTGCGGGGCTCCGTGCGCAGCGGCAATGGCCCTCGGTTATCCTGCCGCCGTGCGCATCGCCCTCGCCCAGGTGAACCCCACGGTCGGCGACCTCGCGGGCAACCGCCGGCTCGTCGAGGAGGCCGCCGCCAAGGCGGCGGCGGCCGGTGCGGAGCTGGTGCTGCTCCCCGAGCTGGTGCTGAGCGGCTATCCGCCCATGGACCTCCTCGAGCGCGAGGGCTTCGTCGAGGACCAGCTCCGCGAGCT encodes the following:
- a CDS encoding alpha/beta fold hydrolase; this translates as MSEIVGPTSHFFVSQRLRLHYVDWGNEGAPPLVLVHGGRDHARNWDWVARELRRDWHVVAPDLRGHGDSGWAIGGMYAVADFVLDL
- a CDS encoding NAD+ synthase, yielding MALGYPAAVRIALAQVNPTVGDLAGNRRLVEEAAAKAAAAGAELVLLPELVLSGYPPMDLLEREGFVEDQLREL